One region of Danio rerio strain Tuebingen ecotype United States chromosome 5, GRCz12tu, whole genome shotgun sequence genomic DNA includes:
- the hnrnpl gene encoding heterogeneous nuclear ribonucleoprotein L isoform X1, translated as MAAAAGHYYGDGGRATKRQKTDSDGMDTEGYNDPHKTLPSLVVHVRGLIDGITEADLVEALQEFGTISYVVLMPKKRQALVEFEDMNGASNAVTYANNNQIYIAGRPSYINYSTSQKISRPTDSDDTRSVNNVLLLTIMNPIYPITSDVLYTICNNCGPVQRIVIFRKNGVQAMVEFDSVQSAQRAKASLNGADIYSGCCTLKIEYAKPTRLNVFKNDQDTWDYTNPNLSGQDPNANPNKRQRQPALLGDHPPEYGSPQGGYGHYDDTYGPPPPPPHYEGRRMGPPIGRGRGVPRYGGAQYGHGPPPPDYNAHADSPVVMVYGLDPVKINADRVFNIFCLYGNVERVKFMKSKPGAAMVEMGDCYAVDRAVSHLNNTMLFGQKLNVCVSKQQAIMPGQSYQLEDGSCSFKDFHGYRNNRFTTSEQAAKNRIQQPSNVLHFFNSQPDSSVEAFSEICEELGIKSPVSVKLFTGKVDRSSSGLLEWESVNDAMEALALMNHYQMKNPSGPYPYTLKLCFSTAQHAN; from the exons GAGGGTTATAATGACCCGCACAAGACCTTGCCCTCTCTTGTAGTGCATGTGAGGGGGCTCATTGACGGCATTACCGAGGCTGACCTGGTTGAGGCGCTGCAGGAGTTTGGCACCATCAG ttacGTTGTGTTGATGCCAAAGAAACGTCAGGCTCTGGTGGAGTTTGAGGACATGAATGGTGCCAGTAATGCAGTGACCTACGCTAACAATAATCAGATCTACATTGCTGGCCGGCCATCCTACATCAACTACTCTACCAGTCAGAAAATCTCTCGGCCCACTGATTCCGATGACACACGAAGCGTCAACAATGTGCTTCTCCTCACCATCATGAACCCCATCTACCCCATTACCTCG GATGTTTTGTACACCATTTGTAATAATTGTGGACCCGTGCAAAGAATCGTGATTTTCAGGAAGAATGGAGTTCAAGCCATGGTCGA ATTTGACTCAGTCCAGAGTGCGCAGAGGGCCAAAGCATCTCTAAATGGAGCAGATATCTACTCTGGCTGCTGCACCCTAAAAATTGAGTATGCCAAG CCAACACGTCTCAATGTCTTCAAAAATGATCAGGATACTTGGGACTACACCAACCCCAATCTGAGCGGCCAAG ATCCTAATGCTAACCCAAACAAGCGGCAGAGGCAGCCTGCACTCCTGGGGGATCATCCACCGGAATACG GTAGTCCTCAGGGTGGCTACGGTCACTATGATGACACCTATGGACCACCACCTCCACCCCCTCACTATGAGGGCCGGCGTATGGGGCCACCAATTGGCCGTGGTCGTGGTGTACCCCGCTACGGTGGGGCGCAATATGGACACGGGCCACCTCCCCCAGACTACAATGCTCATGCTGATTCTCCTGTGGTCATGGTGTATGGCTTGGACCCAGTCAAGATCAATGCAGACAGAGTCTTCAACATATTCTGTCTGTACGGCAATGTGGAACGG gTGAAATTTATGAAGAGCAAACCAGGCGCTGCAATGGTGGAGATGGGAGACTGCTATGCTGTGGATCGAGCCGTTTCTCACCTTAACAACACCATGCTGTTTGGACAAAAACTCAATGTTTG TGTATCCAAACAACAGGCCATAATGCCAGGTCAGTCATACCAGCTGGAAGATGGCAGTTGTAGCTTCAAAGATTTCCATGGCTACCGAAACAACCGTTTTACCACCTCCGAACAGGCTGCCAAGAACCGCATCCAGCAGCCCAGCAACGTCCTGCACTTCTTCAACAGTCAGCCAGACAGCTCGGTGGAAGCTTTCAGTGAG ATTTGTGAGGAGTTGGGAATCAAGAGTCCAGTGAGCGTCAAACTGTTCACTGGCAAAG TCGACAGGAGCTCTTCTGGTCTGTTAGAGTGGGAGTCGGTGAATGATGCTATGGAGGCTCTTGCTTTGATGAATCACTACCAGATGAAGAACCCTA GTGGGCCGTACCCATACACTCTTAAATTGTGTTTTTCAACTGCACAGCACGCCAACTGA
- the kptn gene encoding KICSTOR complex protein kaptin, producing MLPDIKGLCPFVEDSFSRFPSQSNIYGLCQAGEQELLAATLKGKVVCFRYQDLQKKIRPVAKEIQFTYIPVDAEIVSIDAFNKSAPKRGLVVGITFIKDSGDKATPFLNIYCDYEPGSEFNLESIAQSCLNLELQFTPFQLYHTEVHCADGSSETVFLLSGHDQRIHLYKENASLHQFEEQPVERLFPELQDLPSNVLWLDVLSLDQNRRLTAFGCQSGCVGLSVVNQKGPEILQNWRVQHDSPISTVLLFPLKQHQQNTDTKSNQRVTFNLLVTSAIEMAVVYRDVEQYGLSRQLCLAESDQCDAVLCALVVDLDFDGQHELLLGTYGQDLLCYKFDQTSESFEEKLQPLWRRSFKSPLLSLIYLDLTGDGLKELAVLTLKGLHILQHSLKTTADLVVQRLSTLVLKLPANSKDQPMKSQDTEEESEQRTEASLH from the exons ATGTTACCCGACATAAAAGGCTTGTGTCCCTTTGTGGAAGATAGTTTTAGTCGGTTTCCTTCGCAGAGTAACATCTACGGACTATGCCAGGCAGGCGAGCAGGAGTTGCTGGCAGCCACTCTGAAGGGGAAAGTAGTGTGTTTTAGATACCAAGACCTACAGAAGAAGATCAGACCTGTGGCCAAAGAGATTCAGTTCACTTATATACCAG TTGATGCAGAAATCGTCTCCATTGACGCCTTCAACAAATCAGCCCCTAAAAGAGGACTGGTCGTAGGAATAACCTTTATTAAG GACTCTGGGGACAAAGCAACTCCTTTCCTTAACATTTACTGTGATTATGAGCCAGGGTCAGAGTTTAACCTGGAGTCTATTGCAC AAAGCTGTCTGAACCTGGAGCTCCAGTTCACTCCTTTCCAGCTTTATCACACCGA AGTGCACTGTGCCGATGGATCCAGTGAGACAGTCTTTCTCCTCAGTGGACACGATCAGCGCATACATCTTTATAAAGAG AATGCCTCTTTGCACCAGTTTGAGGAGCAGCCTGTAGAAAGACTCTTTCCTGAACTGCAGGACCTGCCGAGCAA TGTGTTATGGTTAGATGTCTTGAGTCTTGATCAAAATCGGCGCCTCACTGCGTTTGGATGTCAGAGCGGTTGTGTGGGACTTTCTGTCGTCAACCAAAAGGGACCTG AGATTCTCCAGAACTGGCGTGTGCAGCATGACAGCCCCATCTCCACTGTTTTATTGTTTCCTCTAAAGCAGCATCAGCAGAACACGGACACAAAGA GTAATCAAAGGGTTACATTTAATCTGCTGGTCACCAGTGCGATAGAAATGGCTGTTGTTTACAG GGATGTAGAGCAGTATGGACTGAGCAGACAGCTGTGTTTGGCAGAAAGTGACCAGTGTGATGCAGTTCTATGTGCCCTTGTTGTTGATCTGGACTTTGATGGACAGCATGAGTTGCTGCTGGGAACGTATGGACAG GATCTGCTCTGCTACAAATTTGACCAAACATCCGAATCTTTTGAAGAAAAGTTACAGCCGCTGTGGAGACGGAGCTTTAAAAGTCCCCTGCTGTCACTGATTTATCTCGACCTGACAGGAGACGGACTGAAGGAACTAGCTGTTCTTACGTTAAAAGGCCTGCATATACTACAG CACAGTCTGAAGACAACAGCGGATCTTGTTGTTCAGCGCCTGTCCACTTTGGTATTAAAATTGCCTGCTAATTCAAAAGACCAGCCAATGAAAAGCCAAGATACTGAAGAGGAATCTGAACAAAGAACTGAAGCTTCCCTACActga
- the hnrnpl gene encoding heterogeneous nuclear ribonucleoprotein L: protein MAAAAGHYYGDGGRATKRQKTDSDGMDTEGYNDPHKTLPSLVVHVRGLIDGITEADLVEALQEFGTISYVVLMPKKRQALVEFEDMNGASNAVTYANNNQIYIAGRPSYINYSTSQKISRPTDSDDTRSVNNVLLLTIMNPIYPITSDVLYTICNNCGPVQRIVIFRKNGVQAMVEFDSVQSAQRAKASLNGADIYSGCCTLKIEYAKPTRLNVFKNDQDTWDYTNPNLSGQDADADGNWNNSQDPNANPNKRQRQPALLGDHPPEYGSPQGGYGHYDDTYGPPPPPPHYEGRRMGPPIGRGRGVPRYGGAQYGHGPPPPDYNAHADSPVVMVYGLDPVKINADRVFNIFCLYGNVERVKFMKSKPGAAMVEMGDCYAVDRAVSHLNNTMLFGQKLNVCVSKQQAIMPGQSYQLEDGSCSFKDFHGYRNNRFTTSEQAAKNRIQQPSNVLHFFNSQPDSSVEAFSEICEELGIKSPVSVKLFTGKVDRSSSGLLEWESVNDAMEALALMNHYQMKNPSGPYPYTLKLCFSTAQHAN from the exons GAGGGTTATAATGACCCGCACAAGACCTTGCCCTCTCTTGTAGTGCATGTGAGGGGGCTCATTGACGGCATTACCGAGGCTGACCTGGTTGAGGCGCTGCAGGAGTTTGGCACCATCAG ttacGTTGTGTTGATGCCAAAGAAACGTCAGGCTCTGGTGGAGTTTGAGGACATGAATGGTGCCAGTAATGCAGTGACCTACGCTAACAATAATCAGATCTACATTGCTGGCCGGCCATCCTACATCAACTACTCTACCAGTCAGAAAATCTCTCGGCCCACTGATTCCGATGACACACGAAGCGTCAACAATGTGCTTCTCCTCACCATCATGAACCCCATCTACCCCATTACCTCG GATGTTTTGTACACCATTTGTAATAATTGTGGACCCGTGCAAAGAATCGTGATTTTCAGGAAGAATGGAGTTCAAGCCATGGTCGA ATTTGACTCAGTCCAGAGTGCGCAGAGGGCCAAAGCATCTCTAAATGGAGCAGATATCTACTCTGGCTGCTGCACCCTAAAAATTGAGTATGCCAAG CCAACACGTCTCAATGTCTTCAAAAATGATCAGGATACTTGGGACTACACCAACCCCAATCTGAGCGGCCAAG ATGCCGATGCAGACGGCAATTGGAACAATTCACAAG ATCCTAATGCTAACCCAAACAAGCGGCAGAGGCAGCCTGCACTCCTGGGGGATCATCCACCGGAATACG GTAGTCCTCAGGGTGGCTACGGTCACTATGATGACACCTATGGACCACCACCTCCACCCCCTCACTATGAGGGCCGGCGTATGGGGCCACCAATTGGCCGTGGTCGTGGTGTACCCCGCTACGGTGGGGCGCAATATGGACACGGGCCACCTCCCCCAGACTACAATGCTCATGCTGATTCTCCTGTGGTCATGGTGTATGGCTTGGACCCAGTCAAGATCAATGCAGACAGAGTCTTCAACATATTCTGTCTGTACGGCAATGTGGAACGG gTGAAATTTATGAAGAGCAAACCAGGCGCTGCAATGGTGGAGATGGGAGACTGCTATGCTGTGGATCGAGCCGTTTCTCACCTTAACAACACCATGCTGTTTGGACAAAAACTCAATGTTTG TGTATCCAAACAACAGGCCATAATGCCAGGTCAGTCATACCAGCTGGAAGATGGCAGTTGTAGCTTCAAAGATTTCCATGGCTACCGAAACAACCGTTTTACCACCTCCGAACAGGCTGCCAAGAACCGCATCCAGCAGCCCAGCAACGTCCTGCACTTCTTCAACAGTCAGCCAGACAGCTCGGTGGAAGCTTTCAGTGAG ATTTGTGAGGAGTTGGGAATCAAGAGTCCAGTGAGCGTCAAACTGTTCACTGGCAAAG TCGACAGGAGCTCTTCTGGTCTGTTAGAGTGGGAGTCGGTGAATGATGCTATGGAGGCTCTTGCTTTGATGAATCACTACCAGATGAAGAACCCTA GTGGGCCGTACCCATACACTCTTAAATTGTGTTTTTCAACTGCACAGCACGCCAACTGA